In the genome of Kitasatospora cathayae, one region contains:
- a CDS encoding MFS transporter codes for MLSSYRRIFAAPGTLAFSSAGFVARLPISMAGIGIVTMLSQLTGSYGLAGAVSATMAVAAAALGPAVSWLVDRRGQRRVALPATALTVTAAAGLLLCAHFHAPSWTLFLFAVGLGVMPSAGAMVRARWAHLYRDDAAKLHTAYSFEAVVDEVCFIVGPILAIGLATNVFPESGVLVAVIALAAGIALFTAQRRTEPPVHPASAHGGGSAILNGGLIVLVLTFVATGAIFGSVEIVTVAFADAQGHKGLSSLVLAVWAVGSGLAGVVYGALKPRSPLSTRFFVGVVMMALSMIPILLVASTVHGVGGLVAAGAALLIAGVAISPTLISAMALVERLVPAAKLTEGMAWTTTGLALGVAFGSSVGGWVVDASGASAGYWVPLTAGALGVLVALTGLGRLRAGVTANEQAEAVERPVDAER; via the coding sequence GTGCTGTCCAGCTACCGCCGAATATTCGCCGCCCCAGGCACCCTGGCCTTCTCCTCCGCCGGGTTCGTGGCCCGCCTGCCGATCTCCATGGCCGGCATCGGCATCGTGACCATGCTCTCCCAGCTGACGGGGTCGTACGGGCTGGCGGGTGCGGTCTCGGCCACGATGGCGGTCGCCGCCGCGGCGCTCGGCCCGGCGGTCTCCTGGCTGGTCGACCGCCGCGGGCAGCGCCGCGTCGCCCTCCCGGCCACCGCGCTCACCGTCACCGCCGCGGCCGGGCTCCTGCTCTGCGCCCACTTCCACGCACCGTCCTGGACGCTGTTCCTGTTCGCCGTCGGCCTCGGCGTCATGCCCAGCGCCGGCGCCATGGTCCGCGCCCGCTGGGCCCACCTCTACCGCGACGACGCCGCCAAGCTGCACACCGCGTACTCCTTCGAGGCCGTCGTCGACGAGGTCTGCTTCATCGTCGGCCCGATCCTCGCCATCGGCCTGGCCACCAACGTGTTCCCCGAGTCCGGCGTCCTCGTGGCCGTCATCGCGCTCGCCGCCGGCATCGCCCTGTTCACCGCCCAGCGCCGTACCGAGCCGCCGGTCCATCCGGCCTCGGCCCACGGCGGCGGCAGCGCCATCCTCAACGGCGGTCTGATCGTCCTGGTGCTGACCTTCGTCGCCACCGGCGCGATCTTCGGCTCGGTCGAGATCGTCACCGTCGCCTTCGCCGACGCCCAGGGGCACAAGGGGCTCTCCAGCCTCGTGCTGGCCGTCTGGGCCGTCGGCTCCGGCCTGGCCGGCGTCGTCTACGGAGCGCTCAAGCCCAGGAGCCCGCTGTCCACCCGCTTCTTCGTCGGCGTGGTGATGATGGCGCTCAGCATGATCCCCATCCTGCTCGTCGCCTCCACCGTGCACGGCGTCGGCGGACTGGTCGCGGCCGGCGCCGCCCTGCTGATCGCCGGCGTCGCCATCTCCCCCACCCTCATCTCCGCGATGGCCCTGGTCGAACGGCTCGTCCCGGCCGCCAAGCTCACCGAGGGCATGGCCTGGACCACCACCGGGCTCGCCCTCGGCGTGGCCTTCGGCTCCTCGGTCGGCGGCTGGGTGGTCGACGCCTCCGGCGCCTCGGCCGGCTACTGGGTCCCGCTGACCGCCGGTGCCCTCGGGGTGCTCGTCGCGCTGACCGGACTCGGCCGGCTGCGCGCCGGAGTCACCGCGAACGAGCAAGCGGAAGCGGTCGAACGACCCGTAGACGCCGAACGGTGA
- a CDS encoding DUF3710 domain-containing protein produces MFRRRQKSEDAVEQLADDAISADETADDVEGSAESENVTELDPADKVGLPPAPRPDGPWDHSELETPEEGRVDLGGLLVPGVEGMELRVEVAGDAIVAATLVLGNSAIQLQAFAAPKSEGIWGEVREEIANGITSQGGLVEEEEGPLGWHLRAQVPVQLPDGTQGVQLVRFVGCDGPRWFLRGVISGQAAVQPEMAGILEQVFRQTVVVRGESPMAPRDPIVLKLPEDAQMVADGGGAAAAAGEGESRYGSLDPFARGPEITEVR; encoded by the coding sequence GTGTTCCGTCGTCGCCAGAAGAGCGAGGACGCTGTCGAGCAGCTCGCCGACGACGCCATCAGCGCCGACGAGACGGCCGATGACGTCGAAGGTTCCGCCGAGAGCGAGAACGTGACCGAGCTGGACCCGGCCGACAAGGTCGGCCTGCCGCCGGCCCCGCGGCCGGACGGCCCGTGGGACCACAGTGAGCTGGAGACCCCGGAGGAGGGACGAGTCGACCTCGGGGGTCTGCTGGTTCCCGGTGTCGAGGGCATGGAGCTGCGGGTCGAGGTCGCCGGTGACGCGATCGTCGCGGCGACCCTCGTGCTCGGCAACAGCGCCATCCAGCTCCAGGCCTTCGCGGCCCCGAAGTCGGAGGGCATCTGGGGAGAGGTCCGCGAGGAGATCGCCAACGGCATCACCTCGCAGGGCGGCCTCGTCGAGGAGGAGGAAGGCCCGCTCGGCTGGCACCTCCGCGCCCAGGTCCCGGTGCAGCTCCCGGACGGCACCCAGGGCGTGCAGCTGGTGCGCTTCGTCGGGTGCGACGGCCCGCGCTGGTTCCTGCGCGGTGTGATCTCGGGCCAGGCCGCCGTGCAGCCCGAGATGGCCGGCATCCTGGAGCAGGTCTTCCGGCAGACCGTCGTCGTGCGCGGCGAGAGCCCGATGGCTCCGCGCGACCCGATCGTGCTGAAGCTTCCCGAGGATGCCCAGATGGTTGCCGACGGTGGTGGGGCGGCTGCCGCCGCCGGCGAGGGCGAGAGCCGCTACGGCTCGCTCGACCCGTTCGCCCGCGGCCCGGAGATCACCGAGGTCCGCTGA
- a CDS encoding response regulator transcription factor, with protein MRVLVVEDEQLLAEAVATGLRREAMAVDVVYDGEAALQRIAVNDYDVVVLDRDLPLVHGDDVCRKVVEQGLATRVIMLTASGDISDRVEGLEIGADDYLPKPFAFSELVARVRALGRRATIPLPPVLERAGISLDPGRREVIREGRTVQLAPKEFAVLEVLMRAGGAVVSAEQLLEKAWDEHTDPFTNVVRVTVMTLRRKLGDPPVIVTVPGSGYRI; from the coding sequence GTGCGGGTTCTCGTCGTCGAGGACGAGCAGCTGCTTGCCGAGGCCGTCGCCACCGGCCTGCGCCGCGAGGCGATGGCCGTCGACGTGGTGTACGACGGGGAGGCCGCGCTCCAGCGCATCGCGGTCAACGACTACGACGTGGTCGTCCTGGACCGCGACCTCCCGCTGGTGCACGGCGACGACGTCTGCCGCAAGGTGGTCGAACAGGGCCTGGCCACCCGGGTGATCATGCTGACCGCCTCCGGCGACATCAGTGACCGGGTCGAGGGCCTGGAGATCGGCGCCGACGACTACCTTCCGAAGCCGTTCGCCTTCAGCGAACTCGTCGCCCGGGTAAGGGCGCTGGGCCGCCGGGCGACCATCCCGCTGCCCCCGGTGCTGGAGCGGGCCGGCATCTCGCTCGACCCCGGCCGGCGCGAGGTGATCCGCGAGGGACGCACCGTCCAGCTCGCCCCCAAGGAGTTCGCCGTCCTGGAGGTGCTGATGCGGGCCGGCGGCGCCGTCGTCTCGGCCGAGCAGCTCCTGGAGAAGGCCTGGGACGAGCACACCGACCCTTTCACCAACGTCGTGCGCGTCACCGTGATGACCCTGCGCCGCAAGCTCGGAGACCCGCCGGTGATCGTCACCGTGCCCGGTTCCGGCTACCGGATCTGA
- a CDS encoding ferrochelatase yields MSDARKPSPSGAAPYDALLLLSFGGPEAPEDVVPFLENVTRGRGIPKERLKEVGKHYFMFGGVSPINEQNRELLAALRKDFAEHGLDLPVYWGNRNWAPYLVDTLRELAADGHRRIAVLATSAYAGYSGCRQYRENLADALAVLAEEGRPALTVDKLRHFYNHPGFVEPMIDATVTALAELPEAVRPGARLAFTTHSIPDAMAETSGAPDDPARGTPGGAYVAQHLEVARLIAAAVAERTGVADRPWELVFQSRSGAPHIPWLEPDICDHLEAQHADGAPAVVMVPIGFVSDHMEVKYDLDTEAVAKAAELNLPVARAATVGADPRFTAAVRELVLERAATERGESVTRCALGALGPSHDVCAVACCPNPRAPRPAAAER; encoded by the coding sequence ATGTCCGACGCGCGCAAACCCTCCCCCTCCGGCGCCGCCCCGTACGACGCCCTGCTGCTCCTCTCCTTCGGTGGCCCCGAGGCCCCCGAGGACGTCGTCCCGTTCCTGGAGAACGTCACCCGGGGCCGAGGCATCCCCAAGGAACGGCTGAAGGAGGTGGGCAAGCACTACTTCATGTTCGGCGGGGTCAGCCCGATCAACGAGCAGAACCGGGAGCTGCTCGCCGCCCTGCGCAAGGACTTCGCCGAGCACGGGCTGGACCTGCCGGTCTACTGGGGCAACCGGAACTGGGCCCCGTACCTGGTGGACACCCTGCGGGAGCTGGCGGCGGACGGCCACCGCCGGATCGCCGTGCTCGCCACCAGCGCCTACGCCGGATACTCGGGCTGCCGCCAGTACCGGGAGAACCTGGCCGACGCGCTGGCCGTCCTCGCCGAGGAGGGCCGCCCGGCGCTGACCGTCGACAAGCTGCGGCACTTCTACAACCACCCCGGCTTCGTCGAGCCGATGATCGACGCCACCGTGACCGCCCTGGCCGAACTTCCCGAGGCCGTCCGCCCCGGTGCCCGGCTGGCCTTCACCACCCACTCCATCCCGGACGCGATGGCCGAGACCTCCGGCGCCCCGGACGACCCGGCCCGCGGCACGCCCGGTGGCGCGTACGTGGCCCAGCACCTGGAGGTCGCCCGGCTGATCGCCGCGGCCGTCGCCGAGCGCACCGGCGTGGCCGACCGGCCCTGGGAGCTGGTGTTCCAGAGCCGCAGCGGCGCCCCGCACATCCCGTGGCTGGAGCCGGACATCTGCGACCACCTGGAGGCCCAGCACGCCGACGGCGCGCCGGCCGTGGTGATGGTCCCGATCGGCTTCGTCTCCGACCACATGGAGGTCAAGTACGACCTCGACACCGAGGCCGTCGCCAAGGCCGCCGAACTGAACCTGCCGGTCGCCCGCGCGGCCACCGTCGGCGCCGACCCGCGGTTCACCGCCGCGGTGCGCGAGCTCGTCCTGGAGCGGGCCGCCACCGAGCGCGGCGAGAGCGTGACCCGCTGCGCGCTCGGCGCACTGGGCCCCAGCCACGACGTGTGCGCGGTGGCCTGCTGCCCCAACCCGCGCGCCCCCCGCCCGGCCGCCGCCGAGCGCTGA
- a CDS encoding DUF4193 domain-containing protein, with translation MATDYDTPRKTDDELNEDSIEELKARRNDKGGSSVDVDEFDAAEGMELPGADLSNEELAVRVLPKQADEFTCMSCFLVHHRSQLYSEKNGNPICRDCGA, from the coding sequence ATGGCAACCGACTACGACACCCCACGCAAGACCGACGACGAGCTCAACGAGGACAGCATCGAGGAGCTCAAGGCTCGTCGGAACGACAAGGGCGGCAGCTCGGTCGACGTCGACGAGTTCGACGCCGCCGAGGGCATGGAGCTCCCCGGCGCCGACCTCTCGAACGAGGAGCTCGCGGTTCGGGTGCTGCCGAAGCAGGCCGACGAGTTCACCTGCATGAGCTGCTTCCTGGTCCACCACCGCAGCCAGCTCTACAGCGAGAAGAACGGCAACCCGATCTGCCGGGACTGCGGCGCCTGA
- a CDS encoding sensor histidine kinase, with product MTTPPSPAGGPSGAPAGGPRAVPPKPVHPPHQARSRQTETYVPGDGLLAWLPFRPTIRMRLTLLYGGMFLMAGVVLLLVMYFFVQQSLQQVGQPHLLLNGIPVRTSDNQIITSQSALDQWLNDQRSFQAGQALNTLLRKLLTVLVCLAVIAFAAGYAMAGRVLRPLGRITRTARDVASSDLHRRIELDGPDDELKELADTFDDMLDRLDRSFDSQRRFVANASHELRTPLAINRTLLEVQLSDPAASPDLQQLGRTLLATNERSEQLVEGLLLLARSENELTDRRPVELSEVATRALEQTRGEADKREVELRSKLDPAAVAGNGVLLERLALNLLQNAVRYNTPGGWVELATATVPGGGELVVSNTGPVVPGYELEHIFEPFRRIKGADRTRSDKGVGLGLSIVRSVVRAHGGTIEATPRAGGGLTMRVRIPAP from the coding sequence ATGACCACCCCGCCGAGCCCGGCCGGCGGGCCCTCCGGCGCGCCCGCCGGCGGCCCGCGCGCCGTCCCGCCCAAGCCCGTGCACCCGCCGCACCAGGCCCGGTCGCGCCAGACCGAGACCTACGTCCCCGGCGACGGCCTGCTCGCCTGGCTGCCCTTCCGCCCCACCATCCGGATGCGGCTCACCCTGCTGTACGGCGGGATGTTCCTGATGGCCGGCGTGGTGCTGCTGCTGGTGATGTACTTCTTCGTCCAGCAGTCGCTCCAGCAGGTCGGCCAGCCGCACCTGCTGCTCAACGGCATCCCCGTCCGGACGTCGGACAACCAGATCATCACCAGTCAGTCCGCGCTCGACCAGTGGCTGAACGACCAGCGGTCCTTCCAGGCCGGCCAGGCGCTCAACACCCTGCTGCGCAAGCTGCTCACGGTGCTCGTCTGCCTCGCCGTGATCGCCTTCGCGGCCGGCTACGCGATGGCCGGCCGGGTGCTGCGCCCGCTCGGCCGGATCACCCGCACCGCCCGTGACGTCGCCTCTTCCGACCTGCACCGCCGGATCGAGCTGGACGGGCCGGACGACGAGCTCAAGGAGCTCGCCGACACCTTCGACGACATGCTGGACCGGCTGGACCGCTCCTTCGACTCCCAGCGCCGCTTCGTCGCCAACGCCTCGCACGAGCTGCGCACCCCGCTGGCGATCAACCGCACCCTGCTGGAGGTCCAGCTCTCCGACCCGGCCGCCTCCCCCGACCTCCAGCAGCTCGGCAGGACCCTGCTGGCCACCAATGAGCGCAGCGAGCAGCTGGTGGAGGGCCTGCTGCTGCTCGCCCGCAGCGAGAACGAGCTCACCGACCGCCGCCCGGTGGAGTTGTCCGAGGTGGCCACCAGGGCGCTGGAGCAGACCCGCGGCGAGGCCGACAAGCGCGAGGTCGAGCTGCGTTCGAAGCTCGACCCGGCCGCGGTCGCGGGCAACGGCGTGCTGCTGGAGCGGCTCGCGTTGAACCTGCTGCAGAACGCCGTCCGCTACAACACCCCGGGCGGCTGGGTCGAGCTGGCCACCGCCACGGTGCCCGGCGGCGGCGAGCTGGTGGTCTCCAACACCGGCCCGGTGGTGCCCGGGTACGAGCTGGAGCACATCTTCGAGCCGTTCCGCCGGATCAAGGGCGCCGACCGCACCCGCAGCGACAAGGGGGTCGGGCTGGGCCTGTCCATCGTCCGCTCGGTGGTGCGGGCCCACGGCGGCACCATCGAGGCCACCCCGCGTGCCGGGGGCGGCCTCACCATGCGGGTGCGGATTCCCGCGCCGTGA
- a CDS encoding acyl-ACP desaturase, which translates to MTIAPVQSSPSLGSSGWTDTRLILALEEVVEKELNRHLGVAKEWMPHEFVPWSQGRDFDGVLGGEAWDVEQSKVTPLGRVSLVVNLLTEDNLPSYHHEIATMFGREGAWGTWVHRWTAEEGRHGIAIRDFLLATRAVDPVELERARMNHMSEGFESDNAHSMLHSVAYVAFQELATRISHRNTGKFAGDPLCDQLLAKIANDENLHMVFYRNLLKAALEIAPDQAMRAIADVVTNFRMPGHGIPGFERAAAQIALGGVYNLRIHHDDVLQPVLRHLRVMEFGGLGPEGLVAQNELGVFLDGLDAQARKFEERQAAILARREARRNAG; encoded by the coding sequence GTGACCATCGCCCCTGTGCAGAGCAGCCCCTCGCTCGGATCGAGCGGCTGGACCGACACGCGACTGATCCTGGCCCTCGAAGAGGTCGTGGAGAAGGAGCTCAACCGCCACCTGGGCGTGGCCAAGGAGTGGATGCCGCACGAGTTCGTCCCGTGGAGCCAGGGCCGCGACTTCGACGGCGTGCTGGGCGGCGAGGCGTGGGACGTCGAGCAGTCGAAGGTGACCCCGCTCGGCCGGGTGTCGCTGGTCGTCAACCTGCTGACCGAGGACAACCTCCCCAGCTACCACCACGAGATCGCGACCATGTTCGGCCGCGAGGGCGCCTGGGGCACCTGGGTGCACCGCTGGACCGCCGAGGAGGGCCGGCACGGGATAGCCATCCGCGACTTCCTGCTCGCCACCCGGGCCGTCGACCCGGTGGAGCTGGAGCGGGCCCGGATGAACCACATGTCGGAGGGCTTCGAGTCCGACAACGCGCACAGCATGCTGCACTCGGTCGCGTACGTGGCCTTCCAGGAGCTGGCCACCCGCATCTCGCACCGCAACACCGGCAAGTTCGCCGGCGACCCGCTGTGCGACCAGCTGCTGGCGAAGATCGCCAACGACGAGAACCTGCACATGGTCTTCTACCGGAACCTGCTGAAGGCCGCCCTGGAGATCGCCCCGGACCAGGCCATGCGCGCCATCGCCGACGTGGTCACCAACTTCCGGATGCCCGGCCACGGGATCCCCGGTTTCGAGCGCGCCGCCGCGCAGATCGCCCTCGGCGGGGTGTACAACCTGCGCATCCACCACGACGACGTGCTGCAGCCGGTCCTGCGCCACCTGCGGGTGATGGAGTTCGGCGGTCTCGGCCCGGAGGGCTTGGTGGCACAGAACGAGCTGGGCGTCTTCCTGGACGGGCTGGACGCGCAGGCGCGCAAGTTCGAGGAGCGCCAGGCGGCGATCCTGGCGCGCCGGGAGGCCCGCCGGAACGCCGGCTGA
- a CDS encoding inositol monophosphatase family protein, translated as MTAPPVDGLLDDLLDVALDAARQAGVLLRDGRPADLGVAGTKSSPVDVVTEMDLASEKLIADLIADRRPEDGYLGEEGAERPGTSGVRWVVDPLDGTVNYLYGLPSWAVSVAAELDGRAVVGVVYAPARGELFHAVLGRGARLDGRPVSVRPAPPWGQALIATGFNYVQPVRVRQAEVLLALMPEVRDIRRGGAAAVDLCDVAAGRLDGYYERGLAPWDRAAGCLIATEAGALVGGRPGHGPDGGLTVAAAPGVYQPLQERLAALRAWAD; from the coding sequence ATCACCGCCCCGCCCGTCGACGGACTCCTCGACGACCTGCTGGACGTCGCCCTGGACGCGGCCCGGCAGGCCGGCGTCCTGCTGCGCGACGGCCGCCCCGCCGACCTCGGCGTGGCCGGCACCAAGAGCAGCCCGGTCGACGTGGTCACCGAGATGGACCTCGCCTCCGAGAAGCTCATCGCGGACCTGATCGCCGACCGCCGCCCCGAGGACGGCTACCTCGGCGAGGAGGGCGCCGAGCGCCCCGGCACCAGCGGGGTGCGCTGGGTCGTCGACCCGCTCGACGGCACGGTCAACTACCTGTACGGGCTGCCCTCCTGGGCGGTCAGCGTGGCCGCCGAGCTGGACGGCCGGGCCGTCGTCGGGGTGGTGTACGCCCCGGCGCGCGGCGAACTGTTCCACGCCGTACTGGGCCGGGGCGCCCGCCTCGACGGCCGCCCGGTCTCGGTCCGCCCGGCCCCGCCCTGGGGCCAGGCGCTGATCGCCACCGGCTTCAACTACGTCCAGCCGGTGCGGGTGCGCCAGGCCGAGGTGCTGCTGGCACTGATGCCCGAGGTGCGGGACATCCGCCGGGGCGGGGCGGCCGCGGTGGACCTGTGCGACGTGGCCGCCGGGCGACTGGACGGCTACTACGAGCGCGGCCTCGCCCCCTGGGACCGGGCGGCCGGCTGCCTGATCGCCACCGAGGCCGGTGCCCTGGTCGGCGGCCGCCCCGGCCACGGCCCGGACGGCGGGCTGACCGTGGCCGCCGCCCCGGGCGTCTACCAGCCGCTGCAGGAGCGGCTGGCCGCGCTGCGCGCCTGGGCGGACTGA
- a CDS encoding D-arabinono-1,4-lactone oxidase: MPSTATRTRWTNWAGNQGAQPARTATPGTAEELAREILRAAEQGRSVKAVGSGHSFTAIASPGDGLLVRPHALTAVREIDREAGTITVESGLPLSRLNRILAAEGLALTNMGDIEVQTVAGATSTGTHGTGRDSGSLAAQIRALEIVLADGTVRRCSPTENPRLFQGARLGLGALGVITALTFGVEPAFLLTAHEQPMGFDEVLERLDDLTAVNEHFEFYWFPHTDRCSTKRNNRSQGPAAPLPRFKEWLEDDFLSNTVWEGACRVGRRFPGSIPAIASLASRAWSDRSYTDTAHKVFTSPRKVRFVEMEYAVPRAAVAEVLRELKALVERSDWKVSFPVEVRFAPADDLWLSTASGRDSAYIAVHLYRGTRDQGYFTGVEQLMTAHQGRPHWGKLHTRDAEYLASVYPHFGDFTALRDEVDPQRLFGNDYLRRVLGA, encoded by the coding sequence ATGCCCAGCACCGCGACCCGCACCCGGTGGACCAACTGGGCCGGCAACCAGGGCGCCCAGCCGGCCCGGACCGCCACCCCCGGCACCGCGGAGGAGCTGGCCAGGGAGATCCTGCGCGCCGCCGAACAGGGCCGCAGCGTCAAGGCCGTCGGCTCCGGCCACTCCTTCACCGCGATCGCCTCGCCGGGCGACGGCCTGCTGGTGCGCCCGCACGCGCTCACCGCCGTCCGCGAGATCGACCGCGAGGCCGGCACCATCACCGTCGAGTCCGGCCTCCCGCTGAGCCGCCTCAACCGGATCCTCGCCGCCGAGGGCCTCGCCCTCACCAACATGGGCGACATCGAGGTCCAGACCGTCGCCGGCGCCACCAGCACCGGCACCCACGGCACCGGCCGCGACTCCGGTTCGCTCGCCGCCCAGATCCGCGCCCTGGAGATCGTCCTCGCCGACGGCACCGTCCGGCGCTGCTCCCCCACCGAGAACCCCCGGCTCTTCCAGGGCGCCCGACTCGGCCTCGGCGCCCTCGGCGTGATCACCGCCCTCACCTTCGGCGTCGAACCGGCCTTCCTGCTCACCGCGCACGAGCAGCCGATGGGTTTCGACGAGGTCCTGGAACGCCTCGACGACCTCACCGCCGTCAACGAGCACTTCGAGTTCTACTGGTTCCCGCACACCGACCGCTGCTCCACCAAGCGCAACAACCGCAGCCAGGGCCCGGCCGCCCCGCTGCCCCGGTTCAAGGAGTGGCTGGAGGACGACTTCCTCTCCAACACCGTCTGGGAGGGCGCCTGCCGGGTCGGCCGCCGCTTCCCCGGTTCCATCCCCGCCATCGCCTCGCTCGCCAGCCGCGCCTGGTCCGACCGCAGCTACACCGACACCGCCCACAAGGTGTTCACCAGCCCGCGCAAGGTCCGCTTCGTGGAGATGGAGTACGCCGTCCCGCGCGCTGCCGTCGCCGAGGTGCTGCGCGAGCTGAAGGCCCTGGTCGAACGCTCCGACTGGAAGGTCAGCTTCCCGGTCGAGGTCCGCTTCGCCCCCGCCGACGACCTCTGGCTGTCCACCGCCTCCGGCCGGGACAGCGCCTACATCGCCGTCCACCTCTACCGGGGCACCCGCGACCAGGGCTACTTCACCGGCGTGGAACAGCTGATGACCGCCCATCAGGGCCGCCCGCACTGGGGCAAGCTGCACACCCGCGACGCCGAGTACCTGGCAAGCGTCTACCCGCACTTCGGCGACTTCACGGCGCTGCGCGACGAGGTCGACCCGCAGCGCCTCTTCGGCAACGACTACCTGCGGCGCGTGCTGGGGGCTTAG
- a CDS encoding PaaI family thioesterase: MPPTPTTPTTPPPDAVLPERHPQAPAPGTRLGSHYEHCFGCGPQHPGGLRIDAVAGEGLDVTAELTVRDVHQGGPGLAHGGLLTTAMDETLGTLNWLLHAPAVTGRLETDFLSPVPVDSVLHLRAWITGVHGRKIYSAAEARIGGPDGPVAVRARALFIQVKLEHFTTHGRPEDIEKVLDDPDLMKRARAFEVNP, from the coding sequence CTGCCGCCGACCCCGACCACCCCGACCACGCCGCCGCCGGACGCCGTGCTCCCGGAGCGCCATCCCCAGGCGCCCGCCCCCGGCACCCGCCTCGGCTCCCACTACGAGCACTGCTTCGGCTGCGGCCCCCAGCACCCCGGCGGCCTGCGGATCGACGCGGTCGCCGGCGAGGGCCTGGACGTCACGGCCGAGCTCACCGTCCGGGACGTCCACCAGGGCGGCCCCGGGCTGGCCCACGGCGGCCTGTTGACCACGGCGATGGACGAGACCCTCGGCACGCTCAACTGGCTGCTGCACGCACCCGCCGTGACCGGCCGGCTGGAGACCGACTTCCTCAGCCCGGTGCCCGTCGACTCGGTGCTGCACCTGCGCGCCTGGATCACCGGAGTGCACGGCCGCAAGATCTACAGCGCCGCCGAGGCACGGATCGGCGGCCCGGACGGACCGGTCGCCGTGCGGGCTCGGGCGCTCTTCATCCAGGTGAAGCTGGAACACTTCACCACGCACGGTCGTCCCGAGGACATCGAGAAGGTCCTCGACGACCCTGATCTGATGAAGCGCGCACGAGCCTTTGAGGTGAACCCTTGA
- a CDS encoding DUF3093 domain-containing protein produces MYDERLTVPRSWWLLPVAVGLTLALILIRVSGLAALVGLVVGIAAGAVAISSYGSARIRVVQGSLVAGPARIPVDALGAAQALSPAEAAAWRGPKADPRAFMLLRSYVPTALRVEVSDPADPTPYLYLSTRSPMKLAEALEEARRGART; encoded by the coding sequence ATGTACGACGAACGCCTCACGGTGCCGCGCTCCTGGTGGCTGCTCCCGGTCGCAGTCGGTCTGACCCTCGCGCTGATCCTGATCCGGGTCAGCGGTCTTGCCGCGCTGGTCGGCCTGGTGGTCGGCATCGCCGCCGGCGCGGTGGCGATCAGCAGCTACGGCTCGGCCCGGATCCGGGTGGTGCAGGGCTCGCTGGTGGCCGGACCGGCCAGGATCCCGGTGGACGCGCTGGGCGCCGCGCAGGCGCTGAGCCCCGCCGAGGCCGCGGCCTGGCGCGGTCCGAAGGCCGATCCGCGCGCCTTCATGCTGCTGCGCAGCTACGTCCCGACCGCGCTGCGGGTCGAGGTGAGCGACCCGGCCGACCCGACGCCCTACCTCTATCTGTCGACCCGCTCGCCGATGAAGCTGGCCGAGGCGCTGGAGGAGGCCCGGCGCGGCGCCCGCACGTAG
- the sepH gene encoding septation protein SepH, translating to MTSAGTTREVTVPELRVVAVSNDGTRLVLKAADSTEYTLPIDERLRAAIRGDRPRLGQIEIEVESHLRPRDIQARIRAGASAEEVAQAAGISVDRVRRFEGPVLAERAFMAERARKTAIRRNGESPGPQLGEAVAERLALRGAEKDTERWDSWRRDDGTWEVILSYRADGEGRSASWTYDPPRRLVQPNDDEARALIGETVEREEESVFPFIPRIARLPQDRPPRPMIDRPSADRIMSAREVRESREATAESRDSLTSLLDVVPAFRGDLAVGGPTPIEPVPAEVTEESEEPAAAAAPAVGAGSAYADILMPRAVAPHRERLVGTTDRQAEADGVRPGRRATVPSWDEIVFGSRRKKQE from the coding sequence GTGACGTCGGCAGGCACCACCCGGGAGGTAACCGTGCCCGAACTGCGGGTTGTGGCCGTCAGCAACGACGGCACACGGCTGGTGCTCAAGGCTGCCGACAGCACGGAGTACACCCTCCCCATCGACGAGCGGCTGCGCGCCGCCATCCGCGGCGACCGGCCGCGCCTCGGCCAGATCGAGATCGAGGTCGAGAGCCACCTCCGCCCCCGGGACATCCAGGCCCGGATACGAGCCGGTGCCTCCGCTGAGGAGGTCGCCCAGGCCGCCGGCATCTCCGTCGACCGCGTCCGCCGCTTCGAAGGGCCGGTCCTCGCCGAGCGCGCCTTCATGGCCGAGCGCGCCCGCAAGACCGCCATCCGCCGCAACGGCGAGTCCCCCGGACCGCAGCTCGGCGAGGCCGTGGCCGAGCGGCTCGCGCTGCGCGGCGCCGAGAAGGACACCGAGCGCTGGGACTCCTGGCGGCGCGACGACGGCACCTGGGAGGTCATCCTCTCCTACCGTGCCGACGGCGAGGGCCGCAGCGCGTCCTGGACGTACGACCCGCCCCGGCGCCTGGTCCAGCCCAACGACGACGAGGCCCGCGCACTGATCGGCGAGACCGTCGAGCGCGAGGAGGAGTCGGTCTTCCCGTTCATCCCGCGGATCGCCCGGCTCCCCCAGGACCGGCCGCCCCGCCCGATGATCGACCGGCCGTCCGCCGACCGCATCATGTCGGCTCGCGAGGTCCGCGAGTCGCGGGAGGCCACCGCCGAGTCCCGGGACTCGCTGACCAGCCTGCTCGACGTCGTCCCCGCCTTCCGCGGTGACCTCGCCGTCGGCGGCCCCACCCCGATCGAACCGGTGCCCGCCGAGGTCACCGAGGAGAGCGAGGAGCCGGCCGCGGCCGCCGCCCCGGCGGTCGGCGCGGGCTCGGCCTACGCCGACATCCTGATGCCGCGCGCCGTCGCCCCGCACCGCGAGCGCCTGGTCGGCACCACCGACCGGCAGGCCGAGGCGGACGGCGTCCGGCCCGGCCGCCGGGCCACCGTGCCCAGCTGGGACGAGATCGTCTTCGGCAGCCGGCGCAAGAAGCAGGAGTAG